The Triticum aestivum cultivar Chinese Spring chromosome 7B, IWGSC CS RefSeq v2.1, whole genome shotgun sequence genome window below encodes:
- the LOC123159944 gene encoding mitogen-activated protein kinase 2: MRMEGGGAGAGGGGLGGEAQIKGTLTHGGRYVQYNVYGNLFEVSAKYVPPIRPVGRGACGIICAAVNAQTREEVAIKKIGNAFDNQIDAKRTLREVKLLRHMNHENVISIKDIIRPTRRENFNDVYIVYELMDTDLHHLLRSNQPLTDDHCQYFLYQVLRGLKYVHSAKVLHRDLRPSNLLLNAKCELKIGDFGLARTTTETDFMMEYVVTRWYRAPELLLNCSEYTAAIDIWSVGCILGEIAMREPLFPGKDYVHQLRLITELIGSPDDTSLGFLRSDNARRYVRSLPQYPKQHFGSRFPSMSTGAMDLLERMLVFDPSKRITVDEALCHPYLASLHEINDEPVCPAPFSFDFEQPSFTEEDIKELIWREALKFNPEPIH; the protein is encoded by the exons ATGCGCATGGAGGGTGGAGGCGccggggcaggaggaggaggcctCGGCGGCGAGGCGCAGATCAAGGGCACGCTCACCCACGGCGGCAGGTACGTGCAGTACAACGTCTACGGGAACCTCTTTGAGGTCTCTGCTAAGTACGTCCCGCCCATCCGACCTGTCGGCCGCGGCGCCTGCGGCATCATCTG TGCTGCTGTAAATGCACAGACTCGTGAGGAGGTCGCTATCAAGAAGATTGGTAATGCGTTTGACAACCAGATCGATGCCAAACGCACTTTGCGAGAAGTAAAGCTGCTTCGCCACATGAATCATGAGAAT GTGATTTCAATAAAGGACATCATACGCCCAACAAGGCGGGAGAACTTCAACGATGTTTACATTGTCTACGAACTGATGGACACTGATCTTCACCACCTTCTAAGATCAAACCAGCCACTCACAGATGATCACTGTCAG TATTTTCTCTACCAAGTGCTCCGAGGATTGAAGTATGTGCATTCAGCAAAGGTCTTGCACCGGGACCTCAGGCCGAGCAACCTGCTGCTCAATGCCAAGTGTGAACTCAAGATTGGAGATTTTGGCTTGGCTAGGACCACCACTGAGACTGACTTCATGATGGAGTATGTTGTTACTCGGTGGTACAGGGCGCCGGAGCTCCTGCTCAACTGCTCGGAGTATACTGCAGCAATTGATATCTGGTCAGTGGGTTGCATCCTCGGTGAGATTGCTATGAGGGAGCCACTGTTTCCTGGAAAAGATTATGTTCATCAGCTGAGGCTAATTACTGAG CTGATAGGCTCACCAGATGACACGAGCCTTGGGTTTCTTCGAAGTGATAATGCCCGCAGATACGTGAGGTCTCTTCCTCAATACCCGAAACAGCATTTTGGTTCACGGTTCCCCAGTATGTCCACTGGCGCCATGGATTTGCTTGAGAGGATGCTCGTATTTGATCCGAGCAAGAGGATTACTG TTGATGAGGCTCTATGCCATCCTTATTTAGCATCCCTTCATGAGATAAATGATGAACCTGTCTGCCCAGCGCCTTTCAGCTTCGACTTCGAGCAGCCATCATTTACTGAGGAAGATATCAAAGAACTCATTTGGAGGGAGGCTCTCAAGTTCAACCCGGAACCAATTCACTGA